One stretch of Spirochaetota bacterium DNA includes these proteins:
- the glpB gene encoding glycerol-3-phosphate dehydrogenase subunit GlpB — protein sequence MRYDCVIIGGGLSGITCGIRLAEKGASCAVISTGMSALHFSSGSIDLFGHEGEGKTVFRPFEFLDDFIGSNPLHPYARCGSSQIREALFYFRDQLGREDIDLYNNDDANHFHVTTLGTLKPTFFSQRSVFNEKIRQAFEKKSKIAALNFEGYRDFYPELAVINLKRNILFRNIEIISGKILYPDYGDPRRNPFEYRSIDIARIFDTERYLEDLAAQIRAAAGDAAFAAMPAFLGITNFKRHHQLLQQLTGLLIYEIPTLPPSILGMRIDNALKSRFAALGGVYIAGDTVKSGTISGGRLESVYTENGGASALGAGNFVLASGSFFSGGLVSEFSRVREPVFGLRVHSDAERSRWYAPEFFPRDGHPFLEYGVETDERLNPLTDDGQRIANLYCIGALLPHYNPIREGSGGGVAVSTGYRAAELILAGN from the coding sequence GTGAGGTACGACTGCGTAATAATAGGCGGCGGGCTTTCGGGCATCACCTGCGGAATCCGGCTTGCGGAAAAGGGCGCGAGCTGCGCCGTTATATCCACGGGCATGAGCGCCCTGCACTTCTCGTCGGGCTCCATCGACCTTTTCGGCCACGAAGGAGAAGGGAAGACGGTGTTCCGCCCCTTCGAATTCCTGGACGATTTCATCGGTTCCAACCCGCTCCATCCCTACGCCCGCTGCGGGTCATCGCAAATACGCGAGGCGCTCTTTTATTTCAGGGACCAGCTCGGCCGGGAAGACATCGACCTCTACAATAACGACGATGCCAACCACTTCCACGTCACCACGCTGGGCACGCTCAAACCCACGTTTTTTTCGCAGCGAAGCGTTTTCAACGAGAAGATACGCCAGGCCTTCGAGAAGAAATCGAAGATCGCGGCGCTCAATTTCGAAGGCTACCGCGACTTTTACCCGGAGCTCGCCGTCATCAACCTCAAACGCAATATTCTGTTCAGAAACATCGAGATTATCTCCGGAAAAATCCTGTATCCGGACTACGGAGACCCCCGGCGCAATCCATTCGAATACCGCTCGATCGACATCGCCCGCATATTCGACACCGAGCGCTACCTGGAGGACCTCGCCGCGCAGATCCGCGCCGCCGCCGGCGACGCGGCCTTCGCCGCTATGCCGGCCTTCCTCGGCATTACCAATTTCAAGCGGCACCACCAGCTGCTGCAGCAGTTAACGGGGCTGCTCATCTACGAGATTCCCACGCTTCCGCCGTCAATTCTCGGAATGCGCATCGACAACGCGCTCAAGTCTCGCTTCGCCGCGCTCGGCGGCGTATACATCGCGGGTGATACCGTTAAGAGCGGAACGATCTCCGGAGGAAGACTCGAGTCCGTTTACACGGAAAACGGCGGCGCCTCCGCCCTTGGCGCCGGAAACTTTGTACTGGCGAGCGGCAGTTTCTTCAGCGGCGGACTGGTGAGCGAATTCAGCCGTGTGCGCGAGCCCGTTTTCGGCCTTCGGGTGCACAGCGACGCCGAGCGCTCGAGGTGGTACGCGCCGGAGTTCTTCCCCCGGGACGGACATCCCTTCCTCGAATACGGCGTCGAGACCGACGAGCGTCTCAACCCGCTCACCGACGACGGGCAGAGGATCGCAAACCTCTACTGCATCGGGGCGCTTCTCCCTCACTACAACCCGATTCGCGAGGGCTCGGGCGGCGGCGTCGCCGTGTCCACCGGCTACCGCGCCGCCGAGCTCATTCTCGCAGGAAATTGA
- the glpA gene encoding anaerobic glycerol-3-phosphate dehydrogenase subunit A, whose translation MRLMKRIETEAIVIGGGATGAGTLRDLTLRGVRAVLIEKSDMASGTTGRNHGLLHSGARYAVNDLESARECIRENKILKKIARHCIEDTGGLFVTLPEDDPSYHGKLIEHCKYAGIRCEEISVQEALRIEPNLNPNILAALRVPDGTIDPFRLTSANVLDAQERGAIVLTHTGVSGVIREGDRATGVNCRDRRTGEEFEVFGGIIVNASGVWGQELCASAGIALRMFPSKGSMVIIDYRINNVVVNRCRVPSDGDIVVPGDTVSLIGTTSKKVDYDKIDEITVDQDEIATLLESGEKLIPNVSRTRVLRAYCGVRPLIAVSGEMDGREISRGIVLIDHEKRDSVGGFITIAGGKLMTYRLMAEMAADLACAKLNLKKRCRTRTTALPGSERKLDQAKSVKFFTGIPNSVVGSTLYRHGQRIRNILHRDKRNYGLICECEMVTEGEIEYALKKLNAKDIVDLRRRTRIGMGPCQGQLCAYRAAGLFVKYDSATSTESNKMLVDFLEERWKGIKPVLWGDALRSVEFCYWIYQGLFGLGDVKFPEEGEDR comes from the coding sequence ATCAGACTGATGAAAAGAATCGAAACGGAAGCGATCGTCATTGGCGGGGGGGCCACCGGGGCGGGAACGCTCCGCGACCTGACGCTGCGCGGCGTTCGCGCCGTCCTTATAGAAAAGAGCGACATGGCCTCGGGAACCACGGGCCGCAATCACGGTCTGCTGCACTCGGGCGCGCGGTACGCGGTCAACGACCTGGAATCGGCGCGCGAGTGCATCCGCGAAAATAAAATCTTGAAGAAGATCGCGCGTCACTGCATCGAGGACACCGGCGGTCTTTTCGTCACGCTCCCTGAGGATGACCCCTCGTATCACGGCAAGCTGATCGAACACTGTAAATACGCGGGGATCCGCTGCGAGGAGATAAGCGTACAGGAGGCCCTGCGTATCGAGCCCAACCTCAACCCGAACATCCTCGCCGCGCTCCGTGTCCCCGACGGCACCATCGATCCCTTCCGGCTCACGTCGGCCAACGTGCTCGACGCTCAGGAGCGCGGCGCCATTGTCCTCACCCACACCGGGGTGAGCGGTGTCATTCGCGAGGGCGATCGTGCCACCGGCGTCAACTGCCGTGACCGGAGGACCGGCGAGGAGTTTGAGGTGTTCGGCGGTATCATCGTGAACGCCTCGGGCGTCTGGGGGCAGGAGCTCTGCGCCTCGGCCGGTATCGCGCTGCGGATGTTCCCCTCCAAGGGCTCAATGGTCATCATCGATTACCGCATCAATAACGTCGTTGTCAACCGCTGCCGCGTACCCTCCGACGGCGACATCGTCGTCCCCGGCGACACTGTCTCGCTCATCGGCACCACGTCCAAGAAAGTGGACTACGATAAAATCGACGAGATCACCGTCGACCAGGATGAAATCGCCACGCTCCTGGAAAGCGGCGAGAAGCTCATCCCGAACGTGTCGAGAACGAGGGTGCTGCGCGCATATTGCGGCGTGCGCCCGCTCATCGCCGTATCGGGCGAGATGGACGGACGCGAGATAAGCCGCGGGATCGTGCTCATCGACCACGAGAAACGCGATTCCGTGGGCGGGTTCATCACCATAGCCGGCGGCAAGCTCATGACCTACCGCCTGATGGCGGAGATGGCCGCAGACCTTGCGTGCGCCAAGCTGAATTTAAAAAAGAGGTGCCGCACCCGGACAACGGCGCTGCCCGGCTCCGAGCGAAAACTGGACCAGGCGAAATCGGTGAAGTTCTTCACCGGTATTCCCAACTCGGTGGTCGGCTCGACCCTGTACCGCCACGGGCAACGCATACGGAACATCCTCCACCGCGATAAGCGCAACTACGGCCTCATCTGCGAATGCGAGATGGTCACAGAGGGCGAAATCGAATACGCCCTTAAAAAGCTTAATGCTAAAGATATAGTCGATTTGCGGCGCAGAACGCGCATCGGCATGGGCCCCTGCCAGGGCCAGCTCTGCGCCTACCGCGCGGCCGGACTCTTCGTAAAATACGACTCGGCAACGTCGACCGAATCGAACAAAATGCTCGTCGATTTTCTGGAGGAGCGCTGGAAGGGGATCAAACCGGTGCTGTGGGGAGACGCCCTGCGCTCGGTTGAGTTCTGCTACTGGATATATCAGGGGCTCTTCGGTCTCGGCGATGTCAAGTTTCCGGAAGAGGGTGAGGACAGGTGA
- a CDS encoding amidohydrolase family protein: protein MKKLPATIVDFHVHLFPDRLFEKIWNYFGKDYGWDVRHRLYYRESVEYLRERGVGPIVYSNYAHREGVARSLNEWNHEVLNEIPDLYCFAAYHPGDYDALDIARHALDHPRVLGFKLQLLVQRFHPHDERLFPMYELVMERGKRLLFHVGTGPVGNEFVGYDHFVRLLDRYPSLPANVAHMGALEFSEFFGLLDAHPLLYFDTSFAFLPGLPVRFDLGNDVLERYRDRILYGSDFPNIIFPREDEIDCLLGLDLSQEFYDAVFLKNGMRIIRGEV, encoded by the coding sequence GTGAAAAAACTTCCCGCCACCATCGTCGATTTTCACGTGCATCTTTTTCCCGACAGGCTCTTCGAGAAAATATGGAACTATTTCGGCAAGGACTACGGCTGGGACGTTCGGCACCGCCTGTATTACCGAGAGAGCGTCGAATACCTCCGCGAGCGCGGCGTGGGGCCCATCGTTTATTCCAATTACGCGCACCGCGAGGGGGTCGCCCGCTCGCTCAACGAGTGGAACCATGAAGTACTCAACGAAATCCCCGATCTCTACTGCTTCGCCGCGTATCATCCAGGCGATTACGACGCGCTCGATATCGCGCGACACGCGCTCGACCATCCCCGCGTGCTCGGATTCAAACTCCAGCTCCTCGTCCAGCGCTTCCATCCTCACGACGAGCGCCTGTTCCCGATGTACGAACTCGTTATGGAGCGCGGGAAGCGACTGCTCTTCCACGTCGGCACCGGCCCCGTCGGCAACGAGTTCGTCGGTTACGATCACTTCGTCCGGCTCCTCGACCGGTATCCGAGCCTGCCGGCGAATGTTGCGCACATGGGCGCGCTTGAATTCAGCGAGTTTTTCGGGCTCCTCGACGCGCATCCCCTGCTCTATTTCGACACGTCCTTCGCGTTTCTGCCGGGTCTGCCGGTCCGCTTCGACCTGGGGAACGACGTGCTCGAGCGGTACAGGGACCGAATCCTATACGGCTCGGACTTCCCCAACATCATTTTTCCGCGTGAAGACGAGATCGACTGTCTCCTCGGCCTTGATCTTTCGCAGGAGTTCTATGATGCCGTCTTTCTCAAAAACGGCATGCGCATCATTCGTGGGGAGGTCTGA